One genomic region from Rosa rugosa chromosome 1, drRosRugo1.1, whole genome shotgun sequence encodes:
- the LOC133727805 gene encoding uncharacterized protein LOC133727805: MNFVHPSSSDCRYTEVQSADQDSAEPQQEEKVSYGDENFTAKSHVGKSFAELTAEDVEGREFATLDDAENWYRMYATALGFMTRLQRVTRGIGGRITRRRLVCNKEGKREAKWLQKEDRVRNAKQETRCNCLAACCIHFNKNSQTYIITEFKTEHNHDLAMHSNGSVTNADMGHLGARRTCSVSTSRADDYMVKSNGGFDFVGDTEKDLFDKIEAEPRAKLFKQGEETAPIVEVSDITMPPWSINLVGFGDEYRCDHVDIPRGVTYSYVSLSPHVKAVSADTASTLLRQIAGLTSIATEQSLKARDEILRLKRDSELALKTKEAEAAVLKRELAECRRELELVKSADKYRYRTIEEVGGNSKKQITEDNCNRGQSPEGGADIQLLRSLGGWKSGFAPDKDMEFDSSKRKRR; encoded by the exons ATGAACTTTGTGCATCCCAGTTCGAGTGATTGCCGATACACAGAGGTCCAATCTGCTGATCAGGACTCAGCTGAACCACAACAGGAAGAGAAGGTCAGTTATGGGGATGAGAATTTTACTGCCAAAAGCCATGTTGGGAAAAGTTTTGCAGAATTGACTGCGGAGGATGTAGAAGGAAGAGAATTCGCCACTCTGGATGATGCCGAAAATTGGTATAGAATGTATGCAACTGCACTTGGTTTTATGACAAGATTGCAGAGGGTTACTAGAGGGATTGGAGGCAGGATAACGAGGCGAAGATTGGTTTGTAATAAAGAAGGTAAAAGAGAAGCAAAGTGGCTGCAAAAAGAGGACCGCGTTCGTAATGCTAAGCAAGAGACCCGATGCAACTGCCTAGCAGCATGCTGTATCCATTTCAATAAGAATAGTCAAACATACATTATCACTGAATTCAAAACCGAACACAATCACGATCTTGCCATGCATTCCAATGGTTCGGTTACTAATGCAGACATGGGACACCTCGGTGCAAGGCGCACTTGTTCAGTCAGCACCTCTAGGGCAGATGACTACATGGTGAAAAGCAATGGGGGGTTTGATTTTGTGGGAGACACTGAGAAGGATCTTTTCGACaagatagaggcagagccaagGGCCAAATTGTTTAAGCAG GGGGAAGAAACTGCACCAATAGTGGAGGTGAGTGACATTACAATGCCACCTTGGAGCATTAACCTAGTAGGGTTCGGCGATGAGTATAGATGCGATCATGTTGACATACCACGGGGAGTGACTTATAGCTATGTATCATTGTCACCACATGTTAAAGCG GTTAGTGCCGACACAGCGTCAACATTACTTCGGCAGATTGCTGGTCTGACATCAATAGCAACAGAGCAGTCGCTAAAGGCGCGTGACGAGATTTTGCGCCTGAAGAGGGACAGT GAGCTGGCACTCAAGACAAAGGAAGCTGAAGCTGCGGTGCTGAAGAGGGAATTA GCTGAATGTCGGCGAGAGTTGGAATTGGTGAAGTCGGCAGATAAATATAGGTACAGAACCATCGAAGAGGTGGGCGGGAATTCTAAAAAGCAG ATTACAGAGGATAACTGCAATAGGGGTCAATCTCCAGAGGGTGGTGCTGATATTCAACTTTTACGCTCACTGGGTGGGTGGAAAAGTGGCTTTGCCCCGGACAAAGATATGGAATTTGATTCAAGTAAGCGTAAGAGGCGATAA